The genome window CAGCATTACGTGGTTAGGGTAGGCGGTGATATGTCCGATAATAGTCTCGTTTGTGGGAAGGCCGCAAGCGGTTTTCCTTAAGCGTCGCCTGGTGATTGCACTTGACCTGATGGACGAACGGTAGTAAATATACCGATATGTTTATATATGCATATCGAGGGTGATCAATGCAACTTGAGGTGAAGTCAAAGACCTGGCTGGAAGCAGACGGCAAATTTATTATGGGAGAGCACGGTATTGCGCTCCTCGACGCAATCGATGAGCTTGGATCGATCCAGCATGGGGCGAGGCGGGTAGGGTGGTCTTATCGGCGCGCGTGGGGATATCTCAAAACGATGGAGCGACACGCCGACGTCCCGATTCTAGTCATCAGTCATGGAGGAACCGCGGGCGGCGGGACGCGGCTCACACCGCAAGCTCGCAAGCTCCTGCGGGAGTATAAGCGATTGCAAAAGACATTGCGGGCAACCATACGACAGAAATCGCGGTTGCTGTTTTCGTACTAACAGCCGGTGCGACGTTGCCGCACAACGGCCTACTAAACCCCCCCAACCCCCCTTTGGTAAAAGGGGCGCAGATGATCCCTTTCTCCCCCTTTGGGAAAGGGGGATCGAAGGGGGTTTGTCGGAGGCTGACGGCTGAGTGCTGATTGCTGGCCGTTGTTTTCAAGGGGAGGAGGTGGGGAGGATG of Candidatus Methylomirabilis tolerans contains these proteins:
- a CDS encoding LysR family transcriptional regulator → MQLEVKSKTWLEADGKFIMGEHGIALLDAIDELGSIQHGARRVGWSYRRAWGYLKTMERHADVPILVISHGGTAGGGTRLTPQARKLLREYKRLQKTLRATIRQKSRLLFSY